One Ricinus communis isolate WT05 ecotype wild-type chromosome 7, ASM1957865v1, whole genome shotgun sequence genomic region harbors:
- the LOC8287598 gene encoding TOM1-like protein 5 isoform X1 — MAAAELVNSATSDKLPEVDWAKNIEICELVARDQRQARDVVKAIKKRLGSKNSTAQLYAVMLLEMLMNNNGEPVHKEVIDTGVLPILVKIVKKKTDLPIRERIFLLLDATQTSLGSASGKFPQYYSAYYDLVSAGVQFPQRPPETKTNNSTSQAKTRSTLNGELAASRQEVVAQKAEPPVVPESSIIQKANNALEVLKEVLDAVDSQNPQGGAKDEFTLDLVEQCSFQKQKVMHLVMTSRDEKVVSRAIELNEQLQKLLAQHDALVSGRSMVSDRSAFSGHTTSAADHFNHYEEDEEEEAEQLFRRLRKGKACAKPEDEGNLEERIPMGMLGSSIFGDRLNRPLIRPLHSDQSHEPSANTSPVAIPPPPAKHIERERFFQEKKVDGSAVSGHMRGLSLHSRNGSSSHSGSLDFSD, encoded by the exons ATGGCTGCTGCTGAGCTTGTCAACTCTGCAACAAGTGATAAACTGCCTGAAGTTGATTGGGCTAAGAATATCGAAATATGTGAATTAGTAGCTCGTGATCagag acaagctagagatgTTGTTAAAGCTATTAAAAAACGCTTGGGGAGTAAGAATTCTACTGCTCAACTATATGCAGTGATG TTGTTGGAGATGCTGATGAACAATAATGGAGAACCTGTTCATAAGGAGGTGATTGATACAGGGGTTTTGCCTATTCTTGTGAAGatagtaaagaaaaag ACAGATTTGCCTATACGAGAGAgaatatttcttcttctagaTGCCACACAGACATCTCTTGGCAGTGCTTCTGGAAAGTTCCCTCAGTACTATTCTGCATATTATGATTTAGTG AGTGCAGGAGTACAATTTCCCCAAAGGCCTCctgaaacaaaaacaaataattccACTTCACAAGCAAAGACAAGAAGTACACTTAATGGTGAACTTGCTGCCTCTAGACAGGAAGTGGTTGCTCAGAAAGCCGAGCCTCCAGTTGTTCCAGAATCTAG TATTATTCAGAAGGCTAATAATGCACTAGAGGTTTTGAAAGAAGTCCTTGATGCTGTTGATTCTCAAAATCCTCAG gGAGGAGCAAAGGATGAGTTTACTCTTGATCTTGTGGAACAGTGTTCATTCCAAAAGCAGAAAGTTATGCATCTCGTGATGACTTCTCG GGATGAGAAGGTAGTTTCTCGTGCAATTGAATTgaatgaacagctccaaaaaCTTCTCGCACAACATGATGCCCTTGTATCTGGTAGGTCTATGGTTTCAGATAGATCTGCATTTTCAGGGCATACTACTTCAGCTGCAGATCATTTTAACCATTATGAAGAGGATGAGGaagaggaagctgaacagCTTTTTCGAAG GTTACGAAAAGGAAAGGCTTGTGCAAAGCCTGAAGATGAAGGGAACTTGGAAGAGCGCATCCCTATGGGCATGCTTGGTTCGTCTATTTTTGGGGACAGGTTGAACCGTCCCCTTATTCGGCCACTTCACTCAGACCAGTCGCATGAGCCTAGTGCAAATACTTCACCAGTCGCAATTCCACCTCCCCCTGCAAAACACATAGAGAGGGAGAGATTCTTTCAGGAAAAGAAAGTTGATGGTTCTGCTGTTTCTGGCCACATGAGGGGTCTCTCATTACACAGTCGCAATGGCAGCAGTTCTCACAGTGGAAGCTTAGATTTTAGCGACTGA
- the LOC8287598 gene encoding TOM1-like protein 5 isoform X2, whose protein sequence is MLLEMLMNNNGEPVHKEVIDTGVLPILVKIVKKKTDLPIRERIFLLLDATQTSLGSASGKFPQYYSAYYDLVSAGVQFPQRPPETKTNNSTSQAKTRSTLNGELAASRQEVVAQKAEPPVVPESSIIQKANNALEVLKEVLDAVDSQNPQGGAKDEFTLDLVEQCSFQKQKVMHLVMTSRDEKVVSRAIELNEQLQKLLAQHDALVSGRSMVSDRSAFSGHTTSAADHFNHYEEDEEEEAEQLFRRLRKGKACAKPEDEGNLEERIPMGMLGSSIFGDRLNRPLIRPLHSDQSHEPSANTSPVAIPPPPAKHIERERFFQEKKVDGSAVSGHMRGLSLHSRNGSSSHSGSLDFSD, encoded by the exons ATG TTGTTGGAGATGCTGATGAACAATAATGGAGAACCTGTTCATAAGGAGGTGATTGATACAGGGGTTTTGCCTATTCTTGTGAAGatagtaaagaaaaag ACAGATTTGCCTATACGAGAGAgaatatttcttcttctagaTGCCACACAGACATCTCTTGGCAGTGCTTCTGGAAAGTTCCCTCAGTACTATTCTGCATATTATGATTTAGTG AGTGCAGGAGTACAATTTCCCCAAAGGCCTCctgaaacaaaaacaaataattccACTTCACAAGCAAAGACAAGAAGTACACTTAATGGTGAACTTGCTGCCTCTAGACAGGAAGTGGTTGCTCAGAAAGCCGAGCCTCCAGTTGTTCCAGAATCTAG TATTATTCAGAAGGCTAATAATGCACTAGAGGTTTTGAAAGAAGTCCTTGATGCTGTTGATTCTCAAAATCCTCAG gGAGGAGCAAAGGATGAGTTTACTCTTGATCTTGTGGAACAGTGTTCATTCCAAAAGCAGAAAGTTATGCATCTCGTGATGACTTCTCG GGATGAGAAGGTAGTTTCTCGTGCAATTGAATTgaatgaacagctccaaaaaCTTCTCGCACAACATGATGCCCTTGTATCTGGTAGGTCTATGGTTTCAGATAGATCTGCATTTTCAGGGCATACTACTTCAGCTGCAGATCATTTTAACCATTATGAAGAGGATGAGGaagaggaagctgaacagCTTTTTCGAAG GTTACGAAAAGGAAAGGCTTGTGCAAAGCCTGAAGATGAAGGGAACTTGGAAGAGCGCATCCCTATGGGCATGCTTGGTTCGTCTATTTTTGGGGACAGGTTGAACCGTCCCCTTATTCGGCCACTTCACTCAGACCAGTCGCATGAGCCTAGTGCAAATACTTCACCAGTCGCAATTCCACCTCCCCCTGCAAAACACATAGAGAGGGAGAGATTCTTTCAGGAAAAGAAAGTTGATGGTTCTGCTGTTTCTGGCCACATGAGGGGTCTCTCATTACACAGTCGCAATGGCAGCAGTTCTCACAGTGGAAGCTTAGATTTTAGCGACTGA